In Salinigranum marinum, one DNA window encodes the following:
- a CDS encoding lipopolysaccharide biosynthesis protein, with product MHRLSSLVKRLVPSGGTGQRAAKSAVWLFGQNMVDRLLPLILLVVLARLVGPLELGLVGIALVSMSALRSLTEVGLNEALIQRVEENVDRYLDTVLALEVARGLLVFTVLFLAAPFIGRLFDAPATVSLIQVISVSAVLRGLKNPAVVYFQKNLEYHKLFVYNTGGTLAFFFTGLVLALIDPSAWAWIGAFLAADVVRLVASYLIHDHRPGIGFDRQAAADLIHFGKWITGSSILYFLYNEGDDVFVGWLLSPVALAYYQYAYRMSNAPAAELSQVIAGVMFPAFSKFQTDLPRLRESYLNTVRLVSFVAVPMGIGFAVVAPAFVDAAFGSEWLPMVPAMQLLAGYGVYRAVGKTMGALWKSVGRPDYITKTSLLKVLVIAAFIYPATVRWGITGTAVLVLGVNLLVSMPINLYITAKLLETTSLRILSETAYPLVAAGVMAAATWYVGSVVALPAWLELVVMTVTGAVVYAATVLALDLGTGWGMRGDIQQVVASIVR from the coding sequence ATGCACCGCCTTTCCTCACTCGTCAAACGGCTCGTCCCAAGCGGCGGGACGGGCCAGCGCGCCGCCAAGAGCGCCGTCTGGCTCTTCGGCCAGAACATGGTCGACCGGCTCCTTCCCCTGATCCTTCTCGTCGTCCTCGCGCGGCTCGTCGGCCCGCTCGAACTCGGCCTCGTCGGGATCGCGCTCGTCTCGATGAGCGCCCTCCGGAGCCTCACGGAGGTGGGACTGAACGAGGCGCTCATCCAGCGCGTCGAGGAGAACGTCGACCGCTACCTCGACACCGTCCTCGCCCTGGAGGTCGCCCGCGGCCTCCTCGTCTTCACCGTCCTCTTCCTCGCGGCCCCGTTCATCGGTCGCCTGTTCGACGCACCCGCCACCGTGTCGCTCATCCAGGTGATCTCGGTGTCGGCGGTCCTCCGCGGGCTCAAGAACCCCGCGGTCGTCTACTTCCAGAAGAACCTCGAGTATCACAAACTGTTCGTCTACAACACCGGCGGGACGCTCGCGTTCTTCTTTACCGGGCTCGTCCTCGCGCTGATCGACCCCTCGGCGTGGGCGTGGATCGGCGCGTTCCTCGCGGCCGACGTCGTCCGCCTCGTCGCCTCGTATCTCATCCACGACCACCGCCCGGGGATCGGTTTCGACCGGCAGGCGGCGGCCGACCTCATCCACTTCGGCAAGTGGATCACGGGGTCGTCGATCCTCTACTTCCTCTACAACGAGGGCGACGACGTCTTCGTCGGCTGGCTGCTCTCGCCCGTGGCGCTCGCGTACTACCAGTACGCCTATCGGATGTCGAACGCGCCCGCGGCCGAGTTGAGCCAGGTGATCGCCGGCGTGATGTTCCCCGCGTTCTCGAAGTTCCAGACCGACCTGCCGCGACTCCGCGAGAGCTACCTCAACACGGTCCGGCTCGTGTCGTTCGTCGCGGTGCCGATGGGGATCGGCTTCGCCGTGGTGGCACCGGCGTTCGTCGACGCGGCGTTCGGGAGCGAGTGGCTCCCGATGGTGCCCGCGATGCAGCTCCTCGCGGGCTACGGTGTCTACCGCGCGGTCGGCAAGACGATGGGTGCGCTCTGGAAGAGCGTCGGCCGCCCCGACTACATCACGAAGACCTCGCTCCTCAAGGTGCTCGTCATCGCGGCGTTCATCTATCCGGCGACCGTCCGCTGGGGCATCACGGGGACCGCCGTGTTGGTCCTCGGGGTGAACCTGTTGGTGAGCATGCCCATCAACCTCTACATCACCGCGAAGCTGCTCGAGACGACGAGTCTGCGGATCCTCTCGGAGACGGCGTATCCGCTGGTCGCCGCGGGCGTGATGGCCGCCGCCACCTGGTACGTCGGGAGCGTGGTCGCCCTCCCGGCGTGGCTCGAACTGGTCGTCATGACGGTGACCGGCGCGGTCGTCTACGCGGCCACCGTCCTCGCGCTGGATCTCGGCACCGGCTGGGGGATGCGCGGGGACATCCAGCAGGTCGTCGCCAGCATCGTCCGCTGA
- a CDS encoding NAD-binding protein → MGWTDVGVDRTVRLTYVVAGLSIAVGLLNASVDFGGIGPIGVLLSQSDRTVLNYTGALSGLALAVSTVAMRRGFRLGWLATVVFLLGTTIQGFFQARVLSLPLTVLSLLSLLLVVRNRRRFHRPFELTAAQRIAGGILLASQLYITVGSYSLRAQFGGIDSLGDAFYFAVVTSATVGYGDITPTTSFARYFAVSAIFVGAGSFAGALGALLQPSLENLFRRSQGRMIESQFQTLEDHVLVLGYGELTESILEGFHDEPSVLVVTDDETVDDQSTAGGVTVYPADPTDDDVLRTARIGTAQAVIVASQYDGPGALAILTARQLNPDVRIVAAATHRENVAKMKRAGADVVISPTNLGGRLLTASALGEVDAEAFEQQLLGDEMEE, encoded by the coding sequence ATGGGTTGGACAGACGTCGGCGTCGACCGGACCGTTCGTCTCACCTACGTCGTCGCGGGCCTCTCGATCGCCGTGGGGCTCCTCAACGCCAGCGTCGACTTCGGCGGCATCGGGCCCATCGGGGTGCTTCTCTCACAGTCCGATCGGACCGTCCTGAACTACACCGGGGCGCTCTCGGGTCTCGCACTCGCAGTGAGCACCGTCGCGATGCGACGCGGTTTCAGGCTCGGGTGGCTCGCGACGGTCGTGTTCCTCCTGGGAACGACTATCCAGGGGTTCTTCCAGGCGCGAGTGCTCTCACTGCCGCTCACCGTCCTCTCGCTTCTCTCCCTTCTGCTCGTCGTCAGAAACCGACGCCGGTTCCACCGCCCGTTCGAACTCACCGCAGCACAGCGCATCGCCGGTGGAATCCTCCTCGCATCACAGCTGTACATCACCGTCGGCTCGTACTCGCTACGAGCGCAGTTCGGCGGGATCGACTCACTCGGTGACGCGTTCTATTTCGCCGTAGTGACCTCCGCCACCGTCGGCTACGGCGATATCACCCCGACGACATCGTTCGCGCGATACTTCGCGGTTTCGGCCATCTTCGTCGGTGCGGGAAGCTTCGCGGGGGCGCTCGGCGCGCTGTTGCAACCGTCTCTCGAGAACCTCTTTCGACGGTCACAGGGACGCATGATCGAATCACAATTCCAGACGCTCGAGGACCACGTCCTGGTTCTCGGCTACGGCGAACTGACGGAATCGATACTCGAAGGTTTCCACGACGAACCGTCGGTCCTCGTCGTCACCGACGACGAGACGGTGGACGATCAGTCCACGGCGGGTGGCGTAACGGTCTACCCTGCCGACCCGACGGACGACGACGTCCTCCGAACTGCTCGAATCGGAACGGCACAGGCGGTCATCGTCGCGAGTCAGTACGACGGGCCCGGCGCGCTCGCGATTCTGACCGCGAGACAGCTCAACCCCGACGTCCGAATCGTCGCCGCCGCGACGCACCGCGAAAACGTCGCCAAGATGAAGCGCGCAGGTGCTGACGTGGTCATCAGCCCCACGAACCTCGGTGGTCGACTGCTCACCGCGTCTGCGCTCGGCGAGGTGGACGCGGAAGCATTCGAACAGCAACTGCTCGGAGACGAAATGGAGGAGTGA
- a CDS encoding Tm-1-like ATP-binding domain-containing protein, which produces MAVVVVGTLDTKAEEIGFARDVIEAQGIDVHVVDAGVVGDPGFEPDTAANAVASAAGESLDDLREAGDRGAAMEAMGEGAAAVCRDLHEEGVLDGLLGLGGSGNTSIATQAMRALPYGVPKLMVSTMASGDVRPYVEARDVMMLYSVADIEGLNQLSRTVISNAALAMVGMVSNEPDVEVDDRPTIGITMFGVTTPCVKHARAWLEERGYETIVFHATGTGGTAMENLVREGVIDGVLDVTTTEWADELVGGVLSAGPTRLDAAAETGIPQVVSTGALDMVNFGPREEVPDEFQDRTLHVHNPQVTLMRTTPEECAELGRIIAEKLTAATGPTALALPLGGVSMLAVEGEEFHDPAADAALFDALREGIDDGVELMEFETDVNDEAFAEAIARKLHEYMRAAGRAPES; this is translated from the coding sequence ATGGCGGTCGTCGTCGTCGGAACGCTCGACACGAAAGCCGAGGAGATCGGCTTCGCCCGCGACGTGATCGAGGCGCAGGGGATCGACGTGCACGTCGTCGACGCCGGCGTCGTCGGCGACCCGGGCTTCGAACCGGACACGGCCGCCAACGCGGTCGCGTCGGCCGCCGGGGAGTCCCTCGACGACCTCCGCGAGGCGGGCGACCGCGGCGCGGCGATGGAGGCCATGGGCGAGGGGGCGGCCGCGGTCTGTCGGGACCTCCACGAGGAGGGGGTCCTCGACGGGCTCTTGGGCCTCGGCGGATCGGGCAACACCTCCATCGCGACGCAGGCGATGCGTGCGCTCCCGTACGGCGTCCCCAAACTCATGGTGTCGACGATGGCCTCGGGCGACGTCCGCCCGTACGTCGAGGCGCGCGACGTGATGATGCTGTACTCCGTGGCCGACATCGAGGGGCTGAACCAACTGTCGAGAACGGTCATCTCGAACGCGGCGCTCGCGATGGTCGGGATGGTGTCGAACGAGCCCGACGTCGAGGTCGACGACCGCCCGACGATCGGCATCACGATGTTCGGCGTCACGACGCCGTGTGTCAAACACGCCCGCGCGTGGCTCGAAGAGCGGGGGTACGAGACGATCGTCTTCCACGCCACCGGGACGGGCGGCACGGCGATGGAGAACCTCGTACGAGAAGGCGTCATCGACGGCGTCCTCGACGTCACCACGACCGAGTGGGCGGACGAACTCGTCGGCGGCGTCCTCTCGGCGGGCCCAACCCGCCTCGACGCGGCCGCGGAGACCGGCATCCCGCAGGTGGTGTCGACGGGGGCGCTCGACATGGTGAACTTCGGGCCGCGCGAGGAGGTGCCCGACGAGTTCCAGGATCGAACACTCCACGTCCACAACCCGCAGGTGACGCTGATGCGGACCACTCCCGAGGAGTGTGCCGAACTCGGCCGGATCATCGCCGAGAAGCTCACCGCCGCCACCGGGCCGACAGCGCTCGCGCTCCCGCTCGGCGGCGTCTCGATGCTCGCCGTCGAGGGCGAGGAGTTTCACGATCCCGCGGCCGACGCCGCGCTGTTCGACGCCCTCCGCGAGGGGATCGACGACGGCGTCGAACTCATGGAGTTCGAGACCGACGTCAACGACGAGGCGTTCGCCGAGGCGATCGCCCGGAAACTCCACGAGTACATGCGTGCGGCCGGTCGCGCACCGGAGTCGTAG
- a CDS encoding phosphoenolpyruvate hydrolase family protein — MRHTREESLDRLRETVAEGEPIIGAGAGTGISAKFAERGGVDLLIIYNSGRYRMNGRGSLAGLLPYGDANQIVVEMGHEVLPVVEDTPVLAGVNGTDPFRDMDVFIDDLQRRGFSGVQNFPTVGLIDEDSGFRQNLEETGMGYDKEVEMIRTASEKGMLTCPYVFTEEQARAMTEAGADVVVSHMGLTTSGDIGAETALDLDAAAERVQAHHDAATAVNDEVMVICHGGLIAWPDDAAYVLDNTDGVVGFFGASSIERLPTEEAIQNQAREFKEIDL, encoded by the coding sequence ATGAGACACACGCGCGAGGAGTCGCTGGACCGCTTGCGGGAGACGGTCGCGGAGGGGGAACCGATCATCGGCGCGGGCGCGGGGACCGGCATCTCCGCGAAGTTCGCCGAGCGGGGCGGCGTCGACCTGCTCATCATCTACAACTCCGGGCGCTACCGGATGAACGGCCGAGGGTCGCTCGCGGGGCTGCTCCCGTACGGCGACGCGAACCAGATCGTCGTCGAGATGGGACACGAGGTGCTCCCCGTCGTGGAGGACACGCCCGTGCTCGCGGGCGTCAACGGCACCGACCCGTTCCGCGACATGGACGTGTTCATCGACGACCTCCAGCGGCGGGGCTTCTCGGGGGTGCAGAACTTCCCCACCGTCGGCCTGATCGACGAGGACAGCGGCTTCCGCCAGAACCTCGAAGAGACCGGGATGGGCTACGACAAAGAGGTTGAGATGATCCGCACGGCGTCCGAGAAAGGAATGCTCACCTGCCCGTACGTCTTCACCGAGGAGCAGGCGAGAGCGATGACCGAGGCCGGCGCGGACGTCGTCGTCTCGCACATGGGGCTCACCACCTCAGGTGACATCGGCGCGGAGACGGCGCTGGACCTCGACGCCGCCGCCGAGCGGGTCCAGGCCCACCACGACGCCGCCACGGCGGTGAACGACGAGGTCATGGTCATCTGCCACGGCGGGCTCATCGCGTGGCCAGACGACGCCGCGTACGTCCTCGACAACACCGACGGCGTCGTCGGCTTCTTCGGCGCGTCGAGCATCGAGCGCCTGCCCACCGAGGAGGCGATCCAGAACCAGGCCCGCGAGTTCAAGGAGATCGATCTCTGA
- a CDS encoding cupin domain-containing protein — MTTHYVDPDDVDTQQFDWGTLKWMATPEVTGGERFSAGVVLLEPGKGHELHTHPDSDEILYVISGDGEQTVAGDTREITAGEMVNVPAGVEHGTVNTGWETLKLLAVYAPPGPEDVLADLPGCTIVPAGEIPTRD; from the coding sequence ATGACAACACACTACGTCGACCCGGACGACGTCGACACCCAGCAGTTCGACTGGGGCACGCTCAAGTGGATGGCGACGCCGGAGGTGACCGGCGGCGAGCGGTTCAGCGCCGGCGTGGTGCTGCTCGAACCCGGGAAGGGCCACGAACTCCACACCCATCCCGACAGCGACGAGATCCTCTACGTGATCAGCGGCGATGGCGAACAGACGGTCGCCGGCGATACGCGGGAGATAACGGCCGGCGAGATGGTGAACGTCCCCGCAGGCGTCGAACACGGCACCGTGAACACGGGGTGGGAGACGCTCAAACTCCTCGCGGTGTACGCCCCGCCGGGCCCCGAGGACGTGCTTGCCGACCTTCCGGGGTGTACCATCGTCCCGGCCGGGGAGATCCCGACGCGCGACTGA
- a CDS encoding DUF5812 family protein, with amino-acid sequence MSSDDTSEKTGTFLVTAADEESAVLKDVRDGQVHTLASNPGVAVDEAVAGTVAPEPPLEVSWRLVEIDRQWELSIEVSDLTPTAWAREVAADQPVGELSRKERAGTGELHVMTVPEETTEQAVADVVDDREGTLSRAARLGVARVEIRSEPGVVVVRYVP; translated from the coding sequence ATGAGCAGTGACGACACGTCCGAGAAGACGGGCACGTTCCTGGTCACCGCCGCCGACGAGGAGTCGGCCGTGCTGAAGGACGTACGGGACGGACAGGTCCACACCCTCGCGTCGAACCCCGGCGTCGCGGTCGACGAGGCGGTCGCGGGAACCGTCGCACCCGAGCCGCCGCTGGAAGTCTCGTGGCGACTGGTCGAGATCGACCGCCAGTGGGAGCTCTCGATCGAAGTCTCCGACCTGACGCCGACAGCGTGGGCGCGCGAGGTGGCGGCCGACCAGCCGGTCGGCGAACTCTCGCGGAAGGAGCGGGCCGGCACGGGCGAACTCCACGTCATGACCGTCCCCGAGGAGACGACCGAGCAGGCCGTCGCGGACGTGGTCGACGACCGCGAGGGGACGCTCTCGCGTGCGGCCCGACTGGGCGTCGCGCGCGTCGAGATCCGCTCGGAGCCGGGCGTCGTCGTCGTGCGGTACGTGCCCTGA
- a CDS encoding DUF402 domain-containing protein, protein MTVRVRVRGIYATALTHVLLEAGHDVVQASPPIRRRFEESFDDADHDVAVETTDDRQGVGVTGASSRVASATAELRVAADTLAWPSPTPVGAVFDARVVETRGRGAVCDLGPAEGYLPYDAAEAHVDDGDTLRVQVRTDRPPWCDRRPELGTGLEAGTGLATLDAGRDGVRVDTRDDAAGRELAGMTDLLGVEVPDGWGVRWRHAATAADMETLRGALERAVETAEALDAVRGEPVGGPTRRASPAASTWLWFGRESRFALDDHRRAVTATMPGHHRIKAGSESASAGVDFAEALCSPAGEDEFPFGVVTRQFGPVEGETVAIGHGKPDGRLITLGRGEVVEHDPDGTVAVRRELSGGGSYDALDIPREQGDTALTKFREGRWWYPTVYRSAGGKLKGTYVNVCTPVECFPDVVRYVDLHVDVIKHADGRVERVDDADLDAAVDAGELSDDLAEKARSVATSLEKAL, encoded by the coding sequence ATGACGGTCCGGGTCCGGGTCCGGGGCATCTACGCGACTGCGCTCACCCACGTGCTCTTGGAAGCGGGACACGACGTGGTCCAGGCGTCGCCGCCGATCCGCCGACGGTTCGAGGAGTCATTCGACGACGCCGACCACGACGTCGCCGTCGAGACCACGGACGACCGCCAGGGCGTCGGCGTCACCGGCGCGTCGTCGCGGGTCGCGTCGGCGACGGCGGAACTGCGGGTCGCGGCCGACACGCTCGCGTGGCCGTCGCCGACGCCCGTCGGAGCGGTGTTCGACGCCCGCGTGGTCGAGACGCGGGGGCGCGGTGCCGTCTGCGACCTCGGCCCGGCAGAGGGGTATCTCCCGTACGACGCGGCCGAGGCGCACGTCGACGACGGCGACACGCTCCGCGTGCAGGTCCGCACGGACCGGCCACCGTGGTGCGACAGGCGGCCAGAACTCGGAACGGGGCTCGAAGCCGGGACCGGACTGGCGACGCTCGACGCCGGCCGGGACGGGGTGCGCGTCGACACGCGCGACGACGCCGCGGGGCGCGAACTCGCCGGCATGACCGATCTCCTCGGCGTCGAGGTGCCCGATGGCTGGGGCGTCCGCTGGCGACACGCCGCGACGGCAGCCGACATGGAGACGCTCCGCGGCGCGCTCGAACGCGCCGTCGAGACGGCCGAGGCGCTCGACGCCGTCCGTGGCGAACCGGTCGGCGGGCCCACCCGCCGCGCCTCGCCGGCGGCGTCGACGTGGCTGTGGTTCGGCCGCGAGTCGCGCTTCGCTCTCGACGACCACCGTCGAGCGGTGACGGCGACGATGCCGGGGCACCACCGGATCAAGGCGGGATCGGAGTCGGCGAGCGCCGGCGTCGACTTCGCCGAGGCGCTCTGTTCGCCCGCGGGCGAGGACGAGTTTCCGTTCGGCGTTGTCACCCGACAGTTCGGCCCCGTCGAGGGGGAGACGGTCGCGATCGGCCACGGCAAGCCGGACGGTCGGCTCATCACGCTCGGCCGCGGTGAGGTGGTCGAACACGACCCCGACGGGACCGTCGCCGTCCGGCGCGAACTCTCCGGTGGCGGCAGCTACGACGCGCTGGACATCCCGCGCGAGCAGGGCGACACCGCGCTCACGAAGTTCCGCGAGGGGCGCTGGTGGTATCCGACCGTCTACCGGAGCGCCGGCGGGAAGCTGAAAGGGACGTACGTCAACGTCTGTACGCCCGTCGAGTGTTTCCCCGACGTCGTACGGTACGTCGACCTCCACGTCGACGTGATCAAACACGCGGACGGACGGGTCGAGCGCGTCGACGACGCCGACCTCGACGCGGCGGTCGACGCGGGCGAACTGTCTGACGACCTGGCCGAGAAAGCCCGAAGCGTGGCGACGAGTCTCGAGAAGGCGCTGTGA
- a CDS encoding DUF7532 family protein, with translation MHFDQRTQAALRDAGLSRAEIRRVSKAVAEATSRDAEAIESFFDGVETVHSDMEMAHSSADVTEHAVQYVDLYTHGAEIRGYLRFDSWGVPVEGGRVLGEEKVELTLGGTVNDRVRFVRDPAQI, from the coding sequence ATGCATTTCGACCAGCGAACGCAGGCGGCGCTCCGCGACGCCGGGCTCTCCCGCGCCGAGATCAGGCGCGTCTCGAAAGCGGTCGCCGAGGCCACCAGCCGCGACGCGGAGGCGATCGAGTCGTTCTTCGACGGCGTCGAGACGGTCCACTCCGACATGGAGATGGCCCACAGTTCCGCGGACGTCACAGAACACGCCGTGCAGTACGTCGATCTCTACACCCACGGCGCGGAGATCCGCGGCTACCTCCGCTTCGACTCGTGGGGCGTCCCCGTCGAGGGCGGCCGCGTACTGGGGGAGGAGAAAGTCGAACTGACGCTCGGCGGGACGGTCAACGACCGCGTCAGGTTCGTCCGGGATCCCGCGCAGATATGA
- a CDS encoding PrsW family intramembrane metalloprotease, with product MSDRIDPVKSASDDGVDLYDVSTWEERTSLDGLAVAIYRLIVGTARIGVVVLAFLILLAIGGLAALTDLQVGALTILSAVPALGLAAYVWYSDVTTSEPLSLLVATFLLGVLTASFAAILNSIAQPAFQAFQFVGSVAFFYLVVGPVEETVKLLAVRLHAYRQDEFDAVVDGAVYGAMAGLGFATIENSLYITRNLGTGTEMDLGLGLIGMGGGITAVRALAGPGHVIYSAIAGYYLGLAKFNRENAGPIVIKGLLLAAVIHATYNSTVGIGSGIIIAVTGLPPLVAFFAYVLLFDGVFGLFLIGKIKRYRDAYRSAHRDGAASGDRFRSEQNEFE from the coding sequence ATGAGTGACAGAATCGATCCCGTCAAGTCCGCCTCGGACGACGGGGTCGACCTCTACGACGTCTCGACGTGGGAGGAACGGACGTCGCTTGATGGCCTCGCAGTCGCGATCTACCGGCTCATCGTCGGCACGGCGCGGATCGGCGTCGTTGTGCTCGCGTTCTTGATCCTCTTGGCGATCGGCGGGCTCGCGGCGCTGACGGACCTCCAGGTCGGCGCGCTCACGATCCTCTCGGCGGTCCCGGCGCTGGGGCTCGCGGCGTACGTCTGGTACAGCGACGTGACGACGAGCGAACCGCTGTCGCTTTTGGTCGCGACGTTCCTGCTGGGCGTGCTCACGGCGAGCTTCGCGGCCATCCTCAACTCGATCGCACAGCCGGCGTTTCAGGCGTTCCAGTTCGTCGGCTCGGTCGCCTTCTTCTACCTCGTCGTCGGCCCGGTCGAAGAGACCGTCAAGCTCCTCGCGGTTCGACTCCACGCCTACCGCCAAGACGAGTTCGACGCCGTCGTCGACGGGGCCGTCTACGGCGCGATGGCGGGGCTCGGCTTCGCGACCATCGAGAACTCGCTGTACATCACACGGAACCTCGGGACGGGGACCGAGATGGACCTCGGCCTCGGCCTCATCGGGATGGGGGGCGGCATCACCGCCGTCCGCGCGCTCGCCGGCCCCGGGCACGTCATCTACTCGGCCATCGCGGGCTACTACCTCGGGCTGGCGAAGTTCAACCGCGAGAACGCGGGGCCCATCGTCATCAAGGGGCTGCTCCTCGCGGCGGTCATCCACGCCACGTACAACTCCACCGTCGGAATCGGTTCCGGAATAATCATTGCGGTGACCGGGCTCCCGCCGCTCGTGGCCTTCTTCGCGTACGTGCTCCTGTTCGACGGCGTGTTCGGGCTGTTCCTCATCGGCAAGATCAAGCGCTACCGCGACGCCTACCGGTCCGCCCACCGCGACGGAGCGGCATCCGGGGACAGGTTCCGGTCCGAACAGAACGAATTCGAGTGA
- a CDS encoding riboflavin synthase, translating to MFTGIVEATGEIQSVAETDDGRRLSVSHDFDALHHGQSISVSGVCLTVERFDEDTFEVFLAAETVEKTYLGSVVEGSVVNLERALAADGRFDGHLVQGHVDTTATVEAVDRVGEDWRYTFSLPPEIGQYVVTKGSVALDGISLTVAARGTETFDVAIIPTTYDLTSLSEKEAGDPIHVEVDVVAKYVESMLEGYLDGVEDRLAGR from the coding sequence ATGTTCACCGGTATCGTCGAGGCCACGGGCGAAATCCAGTCGGTCGCGGAGACCGACGACGGCCGCCGCCTCTCTGTCTCGCACGACTTCGACGCCCTCCACCACGGCCAGTCGATCAGCGTCAGCGGCGTCTGTCTCACCGTCGAGCGGTTCGACGAGGACACCTTCGAGGTGTTCCTCGCGGCGGAGACGGTCGAAAAGACGTATCTCGGCTCCGTGGTCGAGGGGAGCGTAGTCAACCTCGAACGCGCGCTCGCCGCCGACGGCCGGTTCGACGGCCACCTCGTGCAGGGGCACGTCGACACGACCGCGACGGTCGAGGCGGTCGACCGCGTCGGCGAGGACTGGCGATACACATTCTCGCTCCCGCCCGAGATCGGACAGTACGTCGTCACGAAGGGGTCGGTCGCGCTCGACGGCATCTCCCTGACGGTCGCCGCCCGCGGGACGGAGACGTTCGACGTGGCGATCATCCCGACGACGTACGACCTGACGTCGCTCTCGGAGAAAGAAGCCGGCGACCCGATCCACGTCGAGGTCGACGTCGTCGCGAAGTACGTCGAATCGATGCTCGAGGGCTACCTCGACGGCGTCGAGGACCGACTCGCCGGCCGGTGA
- a CDS encoding DUF502 domain-containing protein — protein MTLATRVRNSFITGLFLVAPLAVTLFVLQVVFRWVTRTIRPVVLQVQPFLASTLDYSGDLVFVAQVVSALLLALAITFAGYLASKSIGQRLFGGFERGIRLIPLVRTVYFGVRQVSDSLTESTESYDRVVLVEYPRERHWMLGFVTNESPQSVEEATDETLYTVFVPHSPNPTVGKLLMIAEEDMWELDMSVRRGFRIIVTTGLSAEDMTEELPAGVID, from the coding sequence ATGACTCTGGCAACGCGCGTCCGGAACAGCTTCATCACGGGGCTGTTTCTCGTCGCGCCGCTCGCCGTGACGCTGTTCGTCCTGCAGGTCGTCTTCAGGTGGGTGACACGGACCATCCGGCCGGTCGTCCTCCAGGTCCAGCCGTTCCTCGCGAGCACGCTCGACTACTCGGGTGACCTCGTCTTCGTCGCACAGGTCGTCTCCGCGTTGCTCCTCGCGCTCGCGATCACGTTCGCTGGCTACCTCGCCTCGAAGAGCATCGGGCAGCGGCTCTTCGGCGGCTTCGAGCGCGGGATCCGGCTCATCCCCCTCGTGCGGACCGTCTACTTCGGCGTCCGCCAGGTGTCGGACTCGCTCACCGAGTCCACCGAGAGCTACGACCGGGTCGTCCTCGTCGAGTACCCCCGGGAGCGCCACTGGATGCTCGGCTTCGTCACCAACGAGAGCCCACAGAGCGTCGAAGAGGCCACCGACGAGACCCTCTACACCGTCTTCGTCCCCCATAGCCCGAACCCCACCGTGGGCAAACTGCTGATGATCGCTGAGGAGGACATGTGGGAGCTGGACATGTCCGTCCGACGGGGGTTCCGTATCATCGTCACGACGGGGCTGAGCGCCGAGGACAT